Proteins from a genomic interval of Debaryomyces hansenii CBS767 chromosome E complete sequence:
- a CDS encoding DEHA2E12430p (similar to uniprot|P30771 Saccharomyces cerevisiae YMR080C NAM7 ATP-dependent RNA helicase of the SFI superfamily required for nonsense mediated mRNA decay and for efficient translation termination at nonsense codons and highly similar to ca|CA5396|CaNAM7 Candida albicans CaNAM7 nonsense-mediated mRNA decay protein (by homology)) gives MSNLLFQKYDSNSADENDEESPLNNITGKITTNADVANGNDKQSNDDYKLYVDDAVNSDTNVDLDSDSDLDFAEQPNEILPEHACAYCGVHTTNCVVKCNTCSKWFCNSKSNSNGSHIVTHLVLSRHNVVSLHEDSDLGDTTLECYNCGNKNVFILGFVSAKQESVVVILCRLPCAQSKDINWDTSHWQSLIEDRQFLPWIAANPSEDELINTNLITHQQISKLEAQWRLNRNATINDINNDLEDEEEILPILMRYNDAFQYQRSFAPLIKLEGDFDKNLKESQALEHISVKWALGLNNKHLASFTLSTFESNELKVAVGDEIILRYSGLNQEPWQGNGYIVRLPNAYQEEFTLELNPSKLQPPTHLATDFTAEFVWKGTSYERMQQAMKDFATEKESVSSYIYHKILGHEVAPIEFDIKLPNKFSHPNLTELNMSQTNAVRSVLQRPLSLIQGPPGTGKTVTSATIVYHLSKLSKEKILVCAPSNVAVDHLADKLNLLGLKVIRLTAKSREDVESSVNDLALHNIVNKSAKGELKKLIRLRNELGELSESDSRQLIKLTRSSEMKILNKCDVVCCTCVGAGDKRLSNLKFRTVLIDESTQASEPEVLIPIVKGAKQVILVGDHQQLGPVILDKKAGDAGLKQSLFERLVVLGHVPIRLEVQYRMNPCLSEFPSNMFYEGSLQNGVTAKQRLIENSIFPWPVLDNPMMFWANYGREEISGSGNSFLNRVEAMNVEKIITKLFKDGIEPSQIGVITPYEGQRAYIVQYMSMNSTLTELKEKYLEVEITSVDAFQGREKDFIILSCVRANDSQVIGFLSDPRRLNVALTRAKYGLVILGNPRALCRNTLWNHLLIHFREKGCLVDGSLDNLQLSMVQLNNLKANVNTSHSKKFVPHQQFNNEFDTASIMSYAPDQNNSMLGKQQWPSLGKTNDEYNTFIEGSNPINANFVSKLNKLSTIGNYYDNSGNSNDEIKNITSSFAAGFNLN, from the coding sequence ATGAGTAATTTATTGTTTCAAAAATACGATAGTAATTCGGCTGACGAGAATGACGAAGAATCTCCATTGAACAATATCACTGGTAAAATTACGACGAATGCCGACGTTGCGAATGGAAATGACAAGCAGTCTAACGATGATTATAAGTTGTATGTCGATGATGCTGTAAATAGCGATACAAATGTTGACTTAGATTCTGACTCAGATTTGGATTTTGCTGAACAACCAAACGAGATATTGCCAGAACATGCTTGTGCATACTGTGGTGTTCACACCACAAACTGTGTTGTCAAATGTAACACATGTAGCAAGTGGTTTTGCAATTCCAagtcaaattcaaatgGGTCACATATTGTTACTCATTTAGTCTTATCGAGACATAACGTTGTTTCCTTACATGAAGATTCAGATTTAGGAGATACCACATTGGAATGTTATAATTGTGGAAATAAGAATGTTTTCATATTGGGGTTTGTTAGTGCTAAGCAAGAATCGGTTGTGGTTATACTATGTCGTTTGCCTTGTGCTCAACTGAAAGATATAAATTGGGATACTAGTCATTGGCAATCCTTAATTGAAGACAGGCAATTTTTACCATGGATTGCTGCTAATCCATCTGAAGATGAACTTATAAATACGAACTTGATTACACATCAGCAAATATCAAAGTTAGAAGCACAGTGGAGATTGAATAGAAATGCGACTATCAACGATATTAACAATGAtttagaagatgaagaagagattTTACCTATTTTGATGAGATATAATGAtgcttttcaatatcaaagGTCTTTTGCAccattaattaaattggAGGGTGATTTTGacaagaatttgaaagaatctCAAGCGTTAGAACACATTTCAGTTAAATGGGCACTTggtttaaataataaacattTGGCATCATTTACTTTATCTACTTTTGAAagtaatgaattgaaagttGCAGTAGgagatgaaattattctTCGTTACAGTGGACTTAATCAAGAGCCTTGGCAAGGTAATGGGTATATTGTTAGGTTACCAAACGCATATCAAGAGGAATTTACCTTAGAATTAAATCCATCGAAGTTGCAGCCACCAACACATTTAGCGACAGATTTCACGGCAGAATTTGTTTGGAAGGGTACGTCATACGAAAGAATGCAACAAGCTATGAAAGATTTTGCTACTGAGAAAGAGTCAGTATCGagttatatttatcataaAATTTTGGGACATGAAGTAGCGCCTATTGAGTTTGACATAAAGTTGcctaataaattttcacATCCAAATTTAacagaattgaatatgtcTCAAACAAATGCAGTGAGGTCAGTTTTACAAAGGCCATTGTCATTAATTCAAGGTCCTCCAGGTACAGGTAAGACTGTAACTTCCGCAACCATTGTCTACCACTTATCAAAGTTAAGCAAGGAAAAAATATTGGTTTGTGCCCCATCAAATGTGGCAGTTGACCACTTAGCTGATAAGCTTAATCTATTAGGCTTAAAAGTTATCAGATTAACTGCTAAATCCAGAGAAGATGTTGAAAGTTCAGTCAATGATTTGGCTCTACACAATATTGTGAACAAATCTGCTAAAGgtgaattgaagaagttgataCGTTTGAGAAACGAATTAGGAGAATTATCAGAGTCCGATTCAAGACAACTTATTAAGTTAACTAGATCGTcggaaatgaaaattttaaataagtGTGACGTGGTTTGTTGTACATGTGTTGGTGCTGGTGATAAGCGATTGTcgaatttaaaatttaGAACTGTCTTGATTGATGAAAGTACGCAAGCTTCAGAACCCGAGGTTTTAATTCCAATAGTTAAAGGTGCTAAGCAAGTAATTTTAGTCGGTGATCATCAACAATTAGGACCAGTAATATTAGATAAGAAGGCGGGTGATGCTGGATTAAAGCAGTCATTATTTGAGAGATTAGTCGTGTTGGGCCATGTGCCTATCAGATTAGAAGTTCAGTATAGAATGAATCCTTGCTTATCTGAATTTCCATCAAATATGTTTTATGAAGGTTCATTACAAAATGGTGTCACGGCAAAACAAAgattaattgaaaactcCATTTTCCCGTGGCCTGTCCTCGATAACCCTATGATGTTTTGGGCCAACTATGGtagagaagaaatatcagGTAGTGGTAACTCGTTCTTAAATCGGGTAGAAGCAATGAATGTTGAAAAGATAATTACCAAGTTATTCAAGGACGGCATAGAACCTAGTCAAATTGGGGTTATTACACCCTATGAAGGTCAGAGAGCATACATTGTTCAATATATGTCAATGAATAGTACATTAACCGAATTAAAGGAAAAGTATTTAGAAGTCGAAATTACAAGTGTCGATGCCTTTCAGGGTAGAGAGAAGgattttattatcttgAGTTGTGTTAGAGCTAATGATCTGCAAGTCATTGGATTTTTGAGCGACCCAAGAAGATTGAATGTTGCTTTAACTAGAGCCAAGTATGGGTTAGTCATTTTGGGTAATCCAAGAGCTTTGTGTCGTAACACATTGTGGaatcatttattgattcatttCAGAGAAAAAGGTTGCCTCGTTGATGGTTCCTTAGACAACTTGCAGTTATCTATGGTTCAGTTGAACAATCTCAAAGCAAATGTTAATACATCACATTCCAAAAAATTTGTACCACATCAACAATTTAACAACGAATTCGATACGGCAAGTATTATGTCTTACGCACCGgatcaaaataattctatgTTAGGGAAACAACAATGGCCAAGTTTAGGTAAGACAAACGATGAATATAATACTTTTATCGAGGGCTCTAATCCAATCAATGCCAATTTCGTTAGTAAGTTAAATAAACTATCTACTATTGGTAATTATTACGATAATCTGGGAAATCTGAACGACGAAATTAAAAACATAACTAGTTCATTTGCTGCAGGGTTTAACTTGAATTAA
- a CDS encoding DEHA2E12452p (weakly similar to uniprot|P33314 Saccharomyces cerevisiae YKL092C BUD2 GTPase activating factor for Rsr1p/Bud1p required for both axial and bipolar budding patterns) → MKYPTPFHEVISKIKGIFEGRNFLVSNDSISWHYVHSLRITDEGQMTSTDEEGNQYILLKSLQSCYVQIIPHLNNKQQQQPPARRILTRKASSLSNNSDNSVSEEPPVVYIKTYDNEKLYIKIPIKTNFVNLMPCLLVWQALKPQTLAKKWYCENKVTSTNGSDVHEVLVCRFKIYGPIPSKSKNIKVVPGAKAPVYQPKGDSTFDSQIDGINGNSNVNYLQGDNVNEGWFYTMGVLKSNGVLNFITELDGTLLYSIDMKQILSSEIRQVHHSIFDNSNVLFVGNIKELRSNNCIKTISYPNDTSSFLFKDGKTVASNQRVLIEFPLHIDLEDWFVGLNYFSMREYIGSYSPGSSPLNQPSNPVKETPATVPLSDYSKENLRVSKKVFIDIIEAKLDEFPNTSSNPGKIYAEVIMWGLPWSRTALVSYSENPFWKEEFVTDLPISTQMIHILIKKSSLNESTYSSNDKLIGTVYLTPDILTKQMNTSSTMMMGSALGNSINVNGLQSADNATNNDTVRLAIYDSSNLPIGKLLLNVKLREHHILPPKVYKPLENMLLNAPMKDLIKFCNENVQTSEFENVSLIMLDIFQSLGIEDRWFKSLMEVELVSVDKMTRKNYASNRRSRDNRAQTNNNSSSSNNVFNTLFRGLSIFSKSLEMYNLRIGQEYLEKVFGEFMGKISYEEKDCETDPRYIRLQLKAERKGRTIDDSDLESDDSDDYDSDIEKENEELIKERVNTNFGNLYHYAEEVWNKIYITSNDLPQQIKSQLKNFRTKVELSCDPDDKVTALNCLSSFIFLRFFCPAILNPKLFYLTKDHQTGKTQRTLTLIAKILLNLANRQEFSAHKEPHLVRMNAFLESHKEDLFEYFDKITGRKNDFNEKILDLSHEVKRFDLGISGDKSSSELPTTPYLIDKYLRLTELIYLLDFSNAKSISHLNTPSPQNGLVNSGSSVSIESTISYNGQSGNGNQNNNGSFDEIHLNNERNVYQIGSLEFEKSEFLDLAGDNDTEGFIKSLCRSNENIFSFITSDITLKDLQKQSQNLTNIITNLEALLERYEYPSNYLSNTALWDVFTADILSRVYLDTTRNCIIHLDRLDTSVPSNLKKLTENAFSALKLKFPETRFESESSYGAGITQSLSTNSLGSIMKSSSKNPFKKWLRKA, encoded by the coding sequence ATGAAGTATCCAACACCATTTCACGAAGTTATATCCAAGATCAAAGGAATATTTGAAGGTAGGAATTTCTTGGTGTCCAATGATTCAATTAGTTGGCATTATGTTCATTCATTGAGAATAACAGACGAGGGACAAATGACTTCAACAGACGAGGAAGGGAAtcagtatattttattgaagtCCTTGCAATCTTGTTACGTACAGATAATACCACACCTAAATAATaagcaacaacagcaaccTCCAGCTAGAAGAATCCTTACCAGAAAGGCAAGTTCattatctaataattccGATAATTCGGTCAGCGAAGAACCACCGGTGGTTTACATTAAGACatatgataatgaaaaattgtatattaaaATTCCGATTAAGACtaattttgttaatttaATGCCGTGCTTGCTAGTCTGGCAGGCATTGAAACCCCAAACATTGGCTAAAAAATGGTACTGTGAAAACAAAGTAACTTCTACGAATGGGTCTGACGTTCACGAAGTATTAGTTTGCAGATTCAAGATCTACGGCCCAATCCCATCcaaatcaaagaatataaagGTGGTGCCGGGAGCGAAGGCACCAGTTTATCAACCAAAAGGAGATTCTACGTTTGATTCCCAAATAGATGGAATAAATGGTAACAGCAATgtaaattatttgcaaGGCGATAATGTCAACGAAGGGTGGTTTTATACTATGGGTGttttaaaatcaaatggtgtattaaattttataaCAGAATTAGATGGTACTTTACTATATTCTATTGATATGAAGCAAATTTTGTCGTCGGAAATTAGGCAAGTCCATCATTCTATTTTCGATAATTCTAACGTGCTATTCGTTGGGAATATCAAGGAATTAAGATCGAACAACTGTATTAAAACTATTAGCTATCCTAATGATACCAGCTCTTTCTTATTTAAGGACGGGAAAACTGTTGCAAGTAATCAGCGTGtattaattgaatttcCTTTACATATAGACTTGGAAGATTGGTTTGTTGGATTAAACTACTTTTCTATGAGGGAATACATCGGTTCTTATAGCCCTGGACTGTCCCCATTGAATCAACCATCGAACCCGGTAAAAGAGACTCCCGCAACAGTGCCATTATCTGATTATAGCAAGGAAAACTTACGAGTATCAAAAAAAGTattcattgatattatcGAGGCAAAACTTGATGAATTTCCCaatacttcttcaaatccCGGTAAGATATACGCAGAGGTCATAATGTGGGGTCTACCATGGTCTAGAACGGCATTAGTATCGTACTCAGAAAATCCATTttggaaagaagaatttgttACTGATTTGCCGATACTGACTCAAATGATACATATCTTAATCAAGAAGTCGTCTTTAAACGAATCCACGTATCTGTCTAATGACAAATTAATAGGTACAGTTTATCTCACACCGGATATTTTGACAAAACAAATGAACACTAGTTCCACAATGATGATGGGATCTGCTTTAGGAAACTCGATTAATGTCAATGGTCTCCAACTGGCTGATAATGctacaaataatgatactGTAAGGTTAGCAATTTATGATTCGTCTAATTTACCAATAGGAAAATTACTATTAAACGTGAAACTAAGGGAACATCATATACTCCCACCTAAAGTTTACAAGCCTCTTGAAAATATGTTGCTCAATGCTCCAATGAAGGACTTAATCAAGTTCTGCAATGAAAATGTCCAAACatcagaatttgaaaatgtcaGTTTGATTATGTTAGACATATTCCAAAGTTTAGGGATTGAGGATAGATGgtttaaatctttaatgGAAGTCGAATTGGTGAGCGTAGACAAAATGACGAGAAAGAATTACGCATCTAATAGAAGAAGTAGGGATAATAGAGCTcaaacaaataataattccagCTCAAGTAACAATGTTTTTAATACGTTATTTAGAGGCTTATCCATCTTCTCAAAATCCTTGGAGATGTATAATTTAAGAATTGGACAAGAGTATTTGGAAAAGGTTTTCGGTGAGTTCATGGGCAAGATCTCATACGAAGAGAAGGATTGTGAGACAGATCCAAGATATATAAGATTACAATTAAAGGCTGAACGGAAAGGAAGAACAATTGATGATTCAGACTTGGAAAGTGATGATTCTGACGACTATGACTCCGATATTGAGAAAGAGAATGAGGAATTGATTAAAGAAAGAGTTAATACTAACTTTGGtaatttatatcattatgcGGAAGAGGTTTGgaacaaaatttatataacaAGTAATGATCTTCCtcaacaaataaaatcCCAACTAAAGAATTTTAGAACCAAGGTTGAGTTGAGCTGTGACCCTGATGATAAGGTCACTGCATTGAATTGTTTGAGTTCGTTTATTTTCTTAAGATTTTTTTGTCCAGCAATTTTAAATCCTAAATTGTTCTACCTTACGAAGGATCATCAAACTGGGAAAACTCAAAGAACCTTAACATTGATTGCGaagattttattaaatttggCAAATAGACAAGAATTTTCAGCTCATAAAGAGCCGCATTTAGTTAGAATGAATGCCTTTTTGGAAAGTCATAAGGAGGAtttgtttgaatattttgacaAGATAACTGGACGAAAGaatgatttcaatgaaaaGATCTTGGATTTATCGCATGAAGTTAAAAGATTTGACCTAGGGATTTCTGGCGATAAGTCTTCACTGGAATTGCCAACTACCCCGTACTTGATTGATAAATACTTAAGATTGACAGAGTTAATTTATTTGCTAGATTTCAGTAATGCAAAATCTATTAGCCACTTGAACACTCCTAGTCCTCAAAATGGTCTCGTCAACTCGGGATCCTCAGTCAGTATTGAAAGTACTATATCGTATAATGGCCAAAGTGGCAACGGCaaccaaaataataatggctCCTTTGACGAAATTCATCTCAATAACGAAAGAAATGTCTATCAAATAGGTTCTTTAGAATTTGAGAAATCTGAATTTCTAGACTTGGCTGGTGATAATGACACTGAAGGGtttataaaatcattatgCCGCAGTAACGAAAACATATTCTCGTTTATCACGTCGGATATCACTTTGAAAGATCTACAAAAGCAAAGTCAAAATCTCACCAATATCATCACCAACTTGGAAGCGCTCTTGGAGAGGTATGAATACCCAAGTAACTACCTATCTAACACCGCTTTATGGGATGTCTTTACCGCTGATATACTTTCGAGAGTCTACTTGGATACTACAAGAAACTGCATTATTCATCTCGATAGATTAGACACTCTGGTACCAAGTAACCTAAAGAAACTTACTGAAAATGCTTTCAGTGCTTTGAAGCTCAAATTTCCTGAAACAAGATTCGAAAGTGAATCTTCTTATGGAGCCGGTATAACTCAATCCCTTAGCACAAACTCTTTGGGTAGCATTAtgaaatcatcttcaaagaATCCCTTCAAAAAGTGGTTGAGGAAGGCCTAA